The proteins below are encoded in one region of Ereboglobus luteus:
- a CDS encoding glycosyltransferase, which yields MQALSSNPMVADHLRDFLYVTDGRDYELTLLSAQSVRRHVPDARFHLIIAGNSNVPVESFPWKSTHAVSIDDLRKHVHYQVEGQGPEFHWGWGAAARWFVQHMRHIRQCVYLDSDILCLRPPMLTPVDTIAAVPAQQFRKERRSETADFAGKIFDAKKPLFETGMLVINAEWMRKVNFLSRIFDGAVETQKMLGKRFYAENTLLSKNFAGLIKKLPLKYNVGNNDVTTGIISEDETVFYHFHHEASGVYNKIIQMRVYSERNGRMNIAYLVDNSMDQISRMWMSMRSIRQFNKAVRFYVVSSIPLKGDFINLVVNPPSDGFAIYGNRPNTRFSDATMFRFYLTRLPVERLIYIDTDTICHGSLEPLWKMTKRKGIGMLRYAISDSETNASLKRKFYGDIYHNAGVLALNLPSLLAENFEHESLKWIASDDMPTEVFFADETVLNLRWSHLIYPIPEEFNIKFPLTYKGTQTIKHFYGSQKDAQIRDFSALMTP from the coding sequence TCATCATAGCTGGCAACTCGAATGTTCCAGTTGAGTCGTTCCCATGGAAATCAACACATGCCGTATCCATTGATGACCTAAGAAAGCATGTGCATTATCAAGTTGAAGGACAGGGGCCGGAGTTCCACTGGGGATGGGGCGCGGCCGCCCGCTGGTTTGTTCAACACATGAGACATATCAGGCAGTGTGTTTATCTTGATAGTGATATTCTCTGTCTACGCCCGCCGATGCTCACACCGGTTGATACCATCGCGGCGGTTCCGGCCCAGCAGTTCCGCAAGGAACGAAGGTCCGAGACGGCTGACTTTGCCGGAAAGATATTCGATGCCAAGAAACCTCTCTTTGAGACCGGCATGCTTGTAATAAATGCAGAGTGGATGCGCAAGGTGAATTTTCTTTCGCGCATTTTTGATGGTGCAGTGGAAACACAAAAGATGCTTGGCAAACGATTTTATGCCGAGAATACCCTCCTCTCAAAAAATTTCGCCGGCTTGATCAAAAAACTACCATTGAAGTATAATGTCGGAAACAATGATGTAACAACTGGAATTATCTCCGAAGATGAAACGGTATTTTATCACTTTCATCATGAAGCTTCTGGAGTATACAACAAGATAATCCAAATGCGCGTCTATTCCGAACGAAATGGACGCATGAATATCGCTTATCTGGTTGATAATTCTATGGATCAAATTTCTCGCATGTGGATGTCAATGCGTTCGATAAGACAGTTCAACAAAGCGGTGAGGTTTTATGTTGTTTCGAGCATACCCCTAAAAGGTGATTTTATAAACCTTGTAGTCAATCCTCCTAGTGATGGGTTTGCCATTTATGGCAACCGACCGAACACACGTTTTAGCGATGCAACGATGTTTCGTTTTTATCTCACGCGCCTGCCTGTTGAACGGCTCATCTACATTGACACAGACACGATCTGCCATGGCAGTCTTGAGCCTTTGTGGAAGATGACGAAACGAAAAGGTATTGGGATGCTTCGCTACGCTATTTCCGATTCAGAGACGAATGCCTCATTAAAACGCAAGTTTTATGGTGATATATACCATAACGCTGGTGTCTTGGCCCTTAACCTGCCTTCGCTTCTCGCGGAAAATTTTGAACACGAATCGCTCAAGTGGATCGCGTCAGATGATATGCCCACGGAGGTATTCTTTGCCGATGAGACGGTTTTGAACCTCCGGTGGTCGCATTTGATTTATCCAATTCCTGAGGAGTTCAACATAAAATTTCCGCTTACTTATAAGGGAACGCAAACCATTAAACATTTCTACGGCAGTCAAAAAGACGCTCAGATTCGGGATTTCTCAGCACTCATGACACCATGA
- the mobF gene encoding MobF family relaxase → MLTPKPQLNLQNAKSYFREHLAVGDYYMDGHVIAGEWRGTGAAMLGLEGSVTEEKFLALCEGHHPETGRWLTMRRNTTRCEDGRTLSNRRVFYDFTISPPKSVSIVALYQDDRILKIHDDAVRMMTDELEKFAEARVRKGGAGSERVTGNCLSALFRHDTSRELDPHLHTHCIFLNATYDWEEDKWKALHATGMYRAQKFAENVYYHELSKGLRALGYTLANNARDFEIANIPKSLIDRFSKRHQQIDAETKKRIENEGLRGNEKNLRKQIAHDIRRRKIKNLSTDELRPRWAAEMTNSERAALASIAPEKLSQPATPSVQEKPDLSGFLAWAEKHVFERRAVATDHELMAAALVRGRGDNFALSELKTAVAKADFIREEGTRKLTCRDTLNAEWNLIWAARDGRDAHGPFNTGTGFAPSRELKADQRSAVNRILRSCDFITLFQGGAGTGKSYTLREVVRGLETAGHPVSVYAPQHQQAADLRRDGLDADTVARLLAMTNLVPLARGTVLIVDEAGQIGGQDMLRIIEAARECHGRVILSGDTRQQGAVAASDALRILETQTGLRPIQLNTIRRQNPDAMPDAAGKRAVRQYRAAVKAAADGDLTKSLDKLERLGWVREHDTGDIPKEIATRYCESVKRNESVLAVSQTWEGVRALNTAIRDELKNAGILKNGVRVATWQPIDLTDAQKRDARFYASGDRVYFLRNYGRFQRGDCCEVAGADGRGVILKKGGRTTLMSYRHADRFAVVKEREQELARGDRLQMKFNGDSIEGKAIRNGELVTICRVLKDKSIRVRDDAGTIKTLSPEQRMFVPGYAVTSYASQGKTVDTVLLHYAGERLVANKNQWYVGISRARKQALVFTDDLAALRTRIAQEGERTSAVSLAIGETAQAALQANLTEEHQRIMAQHYETLRLAQESRMGHAQAASFYEPETQQPTIRKGIGI, encoded by the coding sequence ATGCTCACACCCAAACCACAGTTGAATCTTCAAAACGCGAAGAGTTATTTTCGCGAGCACCTGGCTGTTGGCGACTACTACATGGACGGTCATGTGATCGCCGGCGAATGGCGAGGCACGGGTGCCGCCATGCTCGGACTCGAAGGCAGTGTGACGGAGGAAAAGTTTCTCGCGCTTTGCGAGGGGCATCATCCCGAAACCGGGCGCTGGCTCACGATGCGCCGCAACACGACGCGCTGCGAGGATGGCCGCACGCTGTCGAACCGGCGCGTATTTTATGACTTCACGATCAGCCCGCCGAAGTCGGTTTCCATTGTCGCGTTGTATCAGGATGACCGGATTTTGAAAATTCATGATGACGCCGTGCGCATGATGACGGACGAACTGGAAAAGTTCGCAGAGGCTCGCGTGCGCAAGGGCGGCGCGGGCTCCGAGCGCGTGACAGGCAACTGCCTGTCCGCGCTCTTCCGCCATGACACCAGCCGCGAGCTCGACCCCCATTTACACACGCACTGCATTTTCCTGAATGCGACGTATGATTGGGAGGAAGACAAGTGGAAGGCGCTTCATGCGACGGGCATGTATCGCGCGCAAAAGTTTGCGGAAAATGTGTATTATCACGAGTTGTCAAAGGGCCTCCGCGCGCTCGGTTACACGCTCGCCAACAACGCCCGCGACTTTGAAATCGCCAACATCCCGAAATCGCTGATCGACCGCTTTTCCAAACGGCATCAACAAATCGACGCGGAAACGAAAAAGCGCATCGAAAACGAGGGGCTGCGCGGCAACGAGAAAAACCTCCGCAAGCAAATCGCTCATGATATCCGGCGTCGGAAAATCAAAAACCTTTCGACCGATGAACTGCGCCCGCGTTGGGCCGCCGAAATGACCAACTCGGAACGCGCCGCGCTCGCGTCCATCGCGCCAGAAAAGTTGTCGCAGCCGGCAACGCCGTCCGTTCAGGAAAAACCGGACTTGTCCGGTTTTCTCGCATGGGCGGAGAAACATGTTTTCGAACGCCGCGCGGTCGCCACCGATCATGAGTTGATGGCCGCCGCGCTCGTGCGCGGACGCGGCGACAATTTCGCATTGAGCGAGTTAAAAACCGCTGTCGCTAAGGCGGACTTCATCCGTGAAGAAGGCACCCGCAAACTGACCTGCCGCGACACGCTCAATGCGGAATGGAACCTCATTTGGGCCGCGCGCGACGGTCGCGATGCGCACGGCCCTTTTAACACCGGCACCGGCTTCGCTCCATCCCGCGAACTCAAGGCCGATCAGCGCTCCGCTGTGAACCGCATCCTGCGCAGTTGCGATTTTATCACGCTGTTTCAAGGCGGCGCGGGCACGGGCAAAAGTTACACGCTGCGCGAGGTCGTGCGCGGTTTGGAGACAGCGGGGCATCCTGTGAGTGTGTATGCGCCGCAACATCAGCAAGCCGCCGACCTGAGGCGCGACGGGCTTGATGCCGACACCGTTGCGCGCCTGCTCGCCATGACAAACCTCGTGCCGCTCGCGCGCGGCACGGTGCTCATCGTTGACGAGGCCGGGCAAATCGGTGGTCAGGACATGCTGCGCATCATCGAGGCCGCGCGCGAATGCCACGGGCGCGTCATCCTCTCCGGTGACACGCGCCAGCAAGGTGCGGTCGCCGCGTCGGACGCGCTGCGCATCCTTGAAACGCAAACCGGACTGCGTCCAATTCAATTGAACACCATCCGCCGCCAGAATCCCGACGCCATGCCGGACGCAGCGGGCAAGCGCGCCGTGCGCCAATACCGCGCCGCCGTCAAAGCGGCCGCCGATGGCGATCTCACGAAGTCGTTGGACAAATTGGAACGCCTCGGCTGGGTGCGTGAACACGACACCGGTGACATCCCGAAGGAAATTGCCACGCGTTACTGCGAATCCGTGAAACGCAATGAAAGCGTGCTCGCGGTTTCGCAAACCTGGGAGGGCGTGCGCGCGCTCAACACGGCGATTCGTGACGAACTGAAAAATGCGGGCATTTTGAAAAACGGTGTGCGCGTCGCCACGTGGCAACCGATCGATTTGACGGACGCGCAAAAACGCGACGCCCGGTTTTACGCATCCGGCGACAGGGTGTATTTTCTGCGCAACTACGGACGCTTTCAACGCGGCGATTGTTGCGAGGTCGCCGGCGCCGACGGACGCGGCGTAATATTGAAAAAAGGCGGACGAACCACGCTCATGAGCTATCGCCACGCGGACAGATTTGCGGTCGTGAAAGAGCGTGAGCAGGAGTTGGCGCGCGGGGATCGGTTGCAGATGAAATTTAATGGGGACTCAATCGAAGGAAAGGCGATCAGGAACGGCGAACTGGTCACGATATGTCGTGTGTTAAAAGACAAAAGCATCCGTGTTCGAGACGACGCGGGAACGATAAAAACACTCTCGCCGGAACAGCGGATGTTCGTGCCCGGCTACGCCGTCACCTCGTATGCCTCGCAAGGCAAGACCGTCGATACGGTGTTGCTGCACTATGCGGGCGAACGCTTGGTCGCCAACAAAAACCAATGGTATGTCGGCATCTCGCGCGCCCGCAAACAAGCGCTGGTTTTCACGGACGACCTGGCGGCTCTGCGAACCCGTATCGCGCAGGAAGGCGAGCGAACGTCCGCCGTGTCGCTGGCAATCGGCGAAACCGCGCAGGCCGCCTTGCAGGCGAACCTCACCGAGGAACACCAGCGGATCATGGCGCAACACTACGAGACACTGCGCCTCGCCCAAGAATCGCGCATGGGCCACGCGCAAGCCGCGTCATTTTATGAGCCAGAAACACAACAACCAACAATACGGAAAGGCATCGGTATATGA